GGCTTTCCTTGCAGATAATCCGGCCGCGTTGACCAACGCATCGATCGAATTCGACCGGCAACGAATTTGCTCAAACGCATCTTGCACTTGTTGTTGCTCTGTGATGTCGGTTGGCAGGACGGTGACTTCCGCCCGATAAGATTTGAGTTCCCGTTTCGCCTTTTTCAGTGCGTCGGAGTCGCGTGCGAGCAATACCAGCTTGGCCTGCCGTTTGGCAAACGCTTTTGCGATTGCCAGTCCCAAACCGGCCGATCCACCCGTCACAACGACCGTTTTTCCCTGCCAGTGGCTCACGTTCGATCTTCCCATGCCGTGGTGAAGGCTAACTGAGGCAAGCCCAGCTGACTGTGAATGAATTTCGCAAGCATCGACAAATGGGGATGCTCCTGTTTAATTCGGGCTGCCGGCGAAGCAATACATGGCCTCTGCGGTGCGGATGTAGATTCGATTTAACCGCGCAACCGGAGTTGCATAGATTGGCTCACCGAAATCATGAGATGAAAGGATTTTCCATTCCGAGTCGGCGGAGACGACTGTGACCACACCCTGCTCGCTGGCGAAGTAAATTTTTCCAGCTGCGGCGATTGGTGAGGCGTAATAGTTGCCTCGCCCTTTAAGTCGGCCACGTTTTCGGACTTTGCCTGTCTCTGCGTCCAGGACTGTCAGGATACCCCCGTCCTTCACGAGGTAGATATGGCCGTTGTGGTAGAGCGGGCTGGCCACGTACGGTATGCCTTTCGCATATCGCCACAAGATCTGATTTTCACCTAATTCGCCATGGCCGCGCGGTCGGACTGCGATGATCGCATTATCGGCACGCTGGAAAACTTGTGCCTGCTTTTCCCACTCGGGCTGATCGATCCCTTGATCTTGGTCGAGATCGATTCGGAAAAATCGTGTGAGAACGGGACCGAGTGGTAACTCGTCTCGGCTAATTTTTCGATCATCGTTTTTGTCGTATTGTTCAATCGCATCGGACCAGGAATCCATGGTGATTCGCTCACCCACATCGCCACCCGGTGACCAGGTGGCAACATACAATACATCGTCGTGAATCGCTGGGGTGGTATTGACGATTCGAGCGAGACCATGCATCCACCAAAGACGCTTGCCTGTTTTGGGGGCGTATCCCGTCAGGGTTAAAGCGCCGGCGACGACGATCTGTTGTTCTGGTCCCGACTCAAAAACCACGGGAGTGGCATAGCTTCGAGTGAATTCATTCCGCGTGACTTCCCAGCGGGTTCGACCGGATTGTGTATTTAATGCGAGCAGGAAATTATTGGTATCGTGGTCTTGGTTTAGGTATAAGGTGTCACCTAACAAAACGGGGGAACTCGCAGCGCCGAATTCGTCTTGAAACGGACCCAATGGACGTGACCAAACCCTATTTCCATCGTGGTCGTAGCACAGCAGCCCATAGCTGCCGAAAAACACAAACACCCGGTCACCGTCCGAAGCGATTGTCGCGGCTGCTGGGCTCCCAACGCGATGGACTTCTTCCATTCGAGTCGCCGGTGCCTTGCGTTTCCACAGAGGTCGACCTGATGCCAAGTCACAGGCAACCGTAGCCAGTTCCTGTCGCTCCTGATCGTAAGTCGTGAGGAAAATTCGCTCGCCAGAAATGCAGGGTGTAGAGTGGCCGGCCGAAAGGGGCTGGCGCCAAAGCGTGGTATCCGATCGATCAAAATGCACGACTAGCCGGTCCGGCGATTTGGATTGGCCGCCATCGGAGCGGAAAAATGTGTATTGTTCTGCCCAGCCGTTAGAAACCGAATAAACCGCACTAGTGAAAATGAGCGTGACGATCCATGAACGCATGAGGGGACTCCCCTACTTTTTGCTGTCTTTTTGCCCGAAATGAGCGCCTTTGCAAGGCCGTTTGAGCCCGGATTCTAACGGAGTCAACCTGCGAAGTACATTGAGCTGTTTTTGTGCAGCCGCCGAAATTCGAAGCATAATAGGGATTCGTTTTCTCTTGCTACCAAGCCTCAGCTTCTCTTGACGAATCACTTGGGTCGATAAATGCAGCCTACGATGACATTGGCCGGTCCAACCCCGGACGCCTTGGACGAAATGCAAACGTCCTCGCCCAAGAACGAAAAAGTCTTTCGTATCTGGGCTGTGAGCGAATACTACTTCCCGAATTTTTCCGGCGCCGCGATTCAAGCGCATCAAATACTCGATCGACTTGCTCAGCAGGGCCATCAAATTCAAGTGCTGACAATGGCCGACCAAGCGGCTCGAAAACTTGCGGGTCGTCAAATGGAAGTTGATCGCATCAAGGTCAATTACCTTTCCGTATTAAATCGTTCCAGTTTGCGCTGGTTGCCAATTGGGAAGGTGAGAATTCGATCACTCAATGAACTCTTTCGCCGGGCGTCATTCGACTTGAAGGTGTTGTGGAAACTTGTCTGGCAGGGCCGCCGAGGCGATATCGTTCAGTTTTATGTGATTGGCGAGTTGACTCGACTGGTCATGTTGTTCGCTTCGTTGCGGGGCATGCACACCGTCATTCAGATTTCTCTTTGTGGCGCCGATGATCCGTGCTCAATACGTTCCAGCGTGATGGGGTTGTCTGCGCGGATGATGCGTTCATGTTTTTATACCGCTGGACGCATCGTGGGTTTGTCGACGGCGTTGACAAAAAGCTGTTTGGATTTTGGCCTCTCCAGGAAAGCGGTCTCACGTATTCCAAATGGCGTGGCATTGGAAAAGTTTCAATCGTCCTTGAGCGATGACCGTGACCAACTCTGCGACAGACTGTTTTTGAATCCCGATCAGCGGTACGTCGTCTTTGTCGGATCCGCAATCTATCGAAAAGGGATTGATGTGGTAGTTGCCACTTTCATTGAGTTAGCGTCTGAACGACACGACGTTGATCTATTGATTGTTGGCCCTTGTGACTTCGGCGATCGCACACGCCATGGTGCCGAACGACACGAATTAGTGACGCATCTGAAAGCGTCTCTGCAAGATCGAAAATTGTCGGATCGCGTTCATTGGCTCGGTGAAGTCAATGATGTGATTGATTACCTCCGAGTTTCGGAGGTGTTCTTTTTTCCGACTCGTCGAGAAGGCTTACCCAATGTCGTGGCCGAGGCGATGGCCGCTGAATTACCAGTGATTACATCGTTTATCGACGGAGTGACGACCGACCTGGTGGAATCTGGCATTCACGGCCGCTTGGTACACGGCCACCATCCCCTGCACTACCTGGATGCGCTAAGGGAATTATTTCGGGATGAAGAAAAACGCACTCTGATGGGGCTTGCGGCCGCCCAGCGCGCGAAACGAGAGTTTGATCTTACGCGGATTGCCAGGCAATACGAGGCACTCTATAACGGGCTGCTGGAGAGCTGACCCCAGCAAGAGGGTCAAATGCCGCCGCCGAGGAGGCATTAGCAAAACCGCCTGAGCGGACTCGAAGATGAAAAAATCTTGTCGACTGCTGTTCGATGACCTATGCTTCGTCCAGAGTCTGTAACATCCAAGGAGATCGAAATGAAGCCCCGATTGATTGCTCTTGTATTTGCCTGTGGGTTCTTCGCACTGGCAATCGGAAATACTGCACTGGCAGGTTGTGATGACTGTCGCTGTTGTCCACCGCCGCCTGTAGAAATGACCTTCTGTGCAGAAGATCCCTGCACCTGTTGCAAGTATGCTGTCGAAGTCTGTGTGCCGGCCTGTTGCGTGAATGAAGCGCCGTGCGTCACCTGGCGGCATGGTATCTTTGGACGCCGCATTGCAACTTACACTTGGAAGTGCTGCGGGTTTTCCTTCGATGTGGTCGTCAATCGGCACGGCCGACACTGGGTTCGTTAGCCAACCTCAACGGTTCGATCCGGATCAGGCAATCGGGTTTAGATCGGCTGCGTAAGGTTTTTAAAACACACTGGCGACAAATGGGGCTGGCGAACGGATGTTCGTCAGCCCTGTTGCTTGCGCCGAGGCGACCGACGTTTGTCGTGATCGTGGCTCATTCTATTGATCGAGCACCTCATTGATCGAGCACCTCGAATTTACTGACTTCCCACGTCAATTCATTGAGAGAACCCCATTGAATGCGTTGATATTTTTTGGGGTAGCCGAATTCGGCATCGAAATTAGCTCGCAGTGTGAGTTCTGGCGCCTGCGGGCTACGTTGAAGTTGGGATTGAACATCGTAGTCGATCGTCCGAAACATGCCATCGACGGTCCAAGTTGACATCGTTCGAGTGTTCGTGAGCGCGTTATTGTTAAATTTGGCCACTACCACCTGACCATCCCGAACTTCGGTCCAGTATCGGCCGGGCTGCCGGCCCTGAACGGTAATCTCGATTCGGTAATTGGGGAGTTTTTGGGAGTGCCATTTGTCTTTCGCGGCTGCGAAACGTGTGGCAGTCAGTTCGGTCAGATGGCCCGGGCCGAGGAAGAACATGAAGAGCAAGGTGGCGACCAAGCCGAGACAAGCTCCCAGAATGAGGGCGAAGAGGCGGAATCGCATGCGTCTTAAGTTCGTAGGCCGTTTGTCGATTTGATCCATGGTGTTGGGGGATCCTCTTGTTGGTGCATACACGCCATGCGAACGATTTGACTCTTTTTCACCGTCTGTTTGTTGTCCGTTGCGACGTTCATGCCCGTGGGTGCGCGATTGCCTACGGAATCGTCTGATCGACATCCTGCTTTTACCGTGGTATTTTGACGTCACGTGCCCCCTATCGTCAATGAATGGAATGAAATGTCTGGATTTCAACCGCTTGAAAGTCGCTCTCGGACGAAGATCGTTGCGACGATTGGCCCCGCCTGTCAGTCACGTGAGATGCTTGAGCAATTGGTCACGGCCGGCGTCGATATTTGTCGACTTAACATGGCCCATGGGTCTCGCGAGGACCATCAACGATTGTTCGACACGATACGTGAAGTTGAGCAAGATTCGCAGTATCCGATCGGAATACTCGTAGATCTTGCAGGCCCGAAAATCCGCTTGGGTGAGCTTTCACCGAATCCGCTCCCCTGCATCGTGGGGCAAGAGTTCACCTTTGTACGAGAAGCTGCTCAGGCGACGGCTGGCCAATTGACCTCGAATTATCAGCCATTGATCGATGAATTGACAGCTGGCGACCGTGTTCTCATGGCGGATGGCACAATCGAGATGACCGTCGTAGAAAAAACGTCTGACCAAGTGCGTTGTTGTGTGGTTCAGGGAGGAGATTTACGGAGTCGCCAAGGTATCAATTTACCCGGTGTCCAATTGAGTGCGCCGGCAATGTCCGAGGTCGATCGCGATAATGCACGATGGGCGGCGATGAACGGAGCAGATTTCATCAGCCTCAGCTTTGTGCGGTCGGCGGACGACATTCGCGGGCTCCGATCGTTGCTGGAAGAAGAAGGCGGCTCGGCCTTGACGATTGCCAAGATCGAAAAGCCGGAAGCACTCGAAAACCTTGAGGATATTGTCAAGGCTTCCCATGGGATTATGGTTGCCCGAGGCGACTTGGGGGTTGAAATCGATGTAGCCACGATGCCGGTTGCCCAAAAAAACATTATCGACGCATGCTCGACCTGGAAGAGGCCGGTGATTGTGGCTACTCAGATGTTGGACAGCATGCAACGAGCAAGTCGGCCAACGCGTGCCGAGGTGACAGACGTTGCCAATGCCATTCTCGATGGGACCGATGCTTGTATGCTTTCAGGTGAAACTGCCATCGGTCAGTATCCGATCGAATCGGTTCGTATGATGAATCGTATTATGAAATCGATTGAAGAGAATCGTCTCAATACCATCAGCTGCTCGCAGCATTCGCAAGATACGAAAGTCCATGAGGTGACTTCTGCGGTGGTTCGGGGGGCCGGGGGGATCGCGGCAGAGATAGCCGCGAAAATTGTTGTGGTTGCGACTCGCAGCGGCGCCACCGCGCTGACAAAAGCCAAGGAACGTGATTTGATACGTACCGTCGCTGTGAGTGATTGTCAGCAAACGTTACGGCAGATGTCACTCTACTGGGGGATTCATCCGCTTCCAGGTGCACCGGACGACCTCGAACACCGCTTGGTCCAATTCATTGTTGATTGGGGACTCGAATCGGGACATCTGATCGCGGGGGATCGAGTTGTGTTTGTCACGGGCACCGGTGTCAAAGCGGACGCACACAATTTGCTGATGATTCACGAAATCGCATCATGATCGGTCTCGAATCATGATGCCCAGCAGCACGTTCACTCTTGATGACCATGCCAGTCGGCTTGCCACCAAGCGAGAAGAAAAACTTGCATCAGGCTGAATAGCCAAAAACTAAAGAGGCCACCGAGAATACCCATCGCGGTGCTGCCGAAGGCGAAGGTCGTCAGCGAAAGGGGTTGGGTGCTGGTGAGATTCAACGTCAGTCCGCCGCAGATAGCACCTGCGACACAGCCTAGCCCGGTCATGATTCGCATGAACCATCCCAGCGGCGCTCGTCGACTCAGACGTGTTGGCGGGGCAAAGTGGCTTGCTTCCGGGGGGCGGCGCAACATCGAATCGGGCCCATCTTCTGGTTCATTGGATGACCGTTGAGCGTTATCCCGAAGTCGGCTACCGATCGCATTCCCGGCTACATGGGTCGCCACGATCACCAAAGCCATGAGCAAGGCACTGCCGACGAGCGGCCCAGCGGCTACGAACGCAGCTAAGCATCCGCAGAACAGGGCAACCAATCCAAACATCGTGCGCAGGCCAAACCGGGGTGGGCCAAGGCCGCCCGCTGCCGGATTAACGTTAGTTTTTTCCGTCTGTACCATCTCGTGACCGTGTCGTGGAGTTTTGGTAGCTGCAACGTCGAAATTATATCGAGAAGCGGGGAAACGACTATTGATGACTCTGTGGGGAGGCGTCGCCTGGGAAAACGATTGGAATCGACCTCCGTCCCATCATCTCAGCCTAATCGGATTATCTTGGTAAAGTTGGCATTCTGTCGTTGCTGATGGGGGAGGAAAATGTTCAGATCGGGCCAAAAAGGCCAAATCGGACAAGCCGATGAGGAAATCGGAGGTGACGCTCGCAGGAAATCCGACGAAAATCGGTCGGGAGCTGTGGACAACCGATTTCAAGAAAAACGCACGCGAGTACGGTTGCAACGGTAGAGCGGGCTGACCGGAGCCCTTTCATTTCGTCCGCTGAGGGAGTCGTTTCCCCGTTTTTCGGTGAAAAATTATTGACGTTTCCTGGAGTGAAGCATGGCAAACCGCCGCCGATATTCGAAGTTCATGCTGATCTTGGTGTTGGCGTGTATCGGCTTTCTGATGGTTTACCTGCCGAGTGCAGCGATGCGGCAGTATCAATCGGCAAAGGATCTCGGCTCGCTTTGGGGCACGGTCTATCTGGTCTTTGTCTCGCTGGGTGCTTTGTTGATGGCGGCAGCCAGCGGTTGGGTGGTTTGGCGTCTTTGGGCGGCTTCGCGGCGGAAGCGCAAACGGCTCGCGCAGCGCGAGCGAAACCCGAGTGAAATGAGTTTGTCAGAGCGTGAAGCTGAAGTTGCACAAAACATTTCAGCCGTTGCGGAAATGCGGGATGCGGAAACTACTTCTGACGAATTGCGAGGCGAACTGTCTCCGCTGATTCAATGGATCGAAGAGAAGCAGGAAGAGCAGAAACTTGAAATTGTTGCATTCGGGACGGTGTCGAGCGGCAAATCATCTTTGTTAAATGCGTTGGCAGGCCGAGATGTATTTGAAATGGATCTCAAGGGTGGCACGACTGTGCAGCGAAATGAAATCCCCTGGCCCGGGATGGACCAGGTCACGTTGGTGGATACTCCCGGATTGGGAGAGGTCGACGGGAGTTCTCGACAGCATGTGGCGGCTGAGGCGGCTAAGGACGCAGATCTCGTGCTCGTTGTTGTCGATGGTCCGCTGAGAGACTCCGAGTTCCAACTGCTGCGGACTTTGGCAGAAATGGAAAAGCGGGTTGTGATCTGTCTCAACAAGGAGGATTGGTACAGTGAACAAGATCGCGATGCGTTACTTGATCAGATTCGGCGGCAGGTAAGCGACTTTGTTGAGCCGCTTGATGTTTTGGCAGTCCGCTCGCGACCGACCTTACGTGATCGAGTGCGTGTGTTACCGGATGGTGCTGAGTTGGAGGAGGAAGTCGAGGTTTCGGCAGATATTCAGACGCTCGCACAACGCATGATAAAAATTGTAAAACGCGATGGCAGCGATCTCTTACTCGCGAATCTTTTGTTGCAATCACGAGGTCTTGTCGATGAAGCGAAAGAGCGAGTCCGTGAATCGTTGGACCGACGAGCTTGGCAACTTGTCGACAAATACATGTGGGGCGCAGCGGGCGCTGCCGCGCTCAGTCCATTTCCGATGGTGGATCTGGCGGCTGGCTGCGCAATCTCAACAAAAATGGTGGTTGACTTGGCTCGCGTTTACAAACAGGACATCGACGTAGACGTGGCGATGAACTTGCTGGGACAACAAGGGAAAACACTTCTGGGTGTACTTGGTAGTAGCGTTGCCACACCCGTGATTGCGTCCAGCATCGCCTCCATGATCAAGAGCGTGCCAGGAGTGGGGACCATTGCGGGGGGCGTGTTGCAGGGGGTCGTGCAGGCTCTCATCGCCCGTTGGATTGGTGCGATTTTTATTCGTTATTTCCGCGATGAAATGAAGACGCCAGCTGGTGGAATGGCGGAATTGGCGCGACAGGAATGGGCGCGAGTCACAAGTGTGAACGAGATCCGAAGACTTGTTACAGCTGCCCGCCGCCATTTTCAGGATGACGATCAAGATTTTGAACTGGGGCCTCCGCAAGGCAATCAATGAACGATTCAAATAAAAGTACCGTCAGCCGCTATGAACAGGCGTTGGCATCTGTGCAGAAAGCCGTCGAAAAATTCAAGGGCTGCACGCCTGAGGAAAGAGAGCGGTTGCGGAGTGACTTATTTCAGTTGCAGGACATGGAGCAAAAGCTGACACAGGGACGCGTTGAACTCGTGCTGTTCGGCGAAATAAGCACAGGGAAATCAGCGCTGATTAATGCGTTGGTCGGTCGGGAGGTCGCTGATGTGGATGTCCAAGGTGGTTGGACGAAAGAAGCGAAAGTGGTGCCTTGGCACGAAACCGAATACGTTGTTCCCGGTCTCGATGGATCCGAATTGGTCTTAGTCGATACGCCCGGTATCAACGAAGTCGGTGACAGTGATCATGATGCGATCGCCAAGCATGCAGTTCGACGCGGTGACATTATCCTTTTTGTCTCAGATTCTGATATTAACGAGGTTGAGTTTTCGGCAGTTATGGCGTTGGCGGCTGTCCATAAACCGATCCTGTTTGTACTCAATAAAACGGACCTCTATTCAGAGAGTGATTTGCAAGAACTCGTGACGCAATTGCGAGATCGGCGGCTCAAGG
This genomic stretch from Pirellulaceae bacterium harbors:
- a CDS encoding PQQ-binding-like beta-propeller repeat protein; translation: MRSWIVTLIFTSAVYSVSNGWAEQYTFFRSDGGQSKSPDRLVVHFDRSDTTLWRQPLSAGHSTPCISGERIFLTTYDQERQELATVACDLASGRPLWKRKAPATRMEEVHRVGSPAAATIASDGDRVFVFFGSYGLLCYDHDGNRVWSRPLGPFQDEFGAASSPVLLGDTLYLNQDHDTNNFLLALNTQSGRTRWEVTRNEFTRSYATPVVFESGPEQQIVVAGALTLTGYAPKTGKRLWWMHGLARIVNTTPAIHDDVLYVATWSPGGDVGERITMDSWSDAIEQYDKNDDRKISRDELPLGPVLTRFFRIDLDQDQGIDQPEWEKQAQVFQRADNAIIAVRPRGHGELGENQILWRYAKGIPYVASPLYHNGHIYLVKDGGILTVLDAETGKVRKRGRLKGRGNYYASPIAAAGKIYFASEQGVVTVVSADSEWKILSSHDFGEPIYATPVARLNRIYIRTAEAMYCFAGSPN
- a CDS encoding glycosyltransferase family 4 protein, producing the protein MTLAGPTPDALDEMQTSSPKNEKVFRIWAVSEYYFPNFSGAAIQAHQILDRLAQQGHQIQVLTMADQAARKLAGRQMEVDRIKVNYLSVLNRSSLRWLPIGKVRIRSLNELFRRASFDLKVLWKLVWQGRRGDIVQFYVIGELTRLVMLFASLRGMHTVIQISLCGADDPCSIRSSVMGLSARMMRSCFYTAGRIVGLSTALTKSCLDFGLSRKAVSRIPNGVALEKFQSSLSDDRDQLCDRLFLNPDQRYVVFVGSAIYRKGIDVVVATFIELASERHDVDLLIVGPCDFGDRTRHGAERHELVTHLKASLQDRKLSDRVHWLGEVNDVIDYLRVSEVFFFPTRREGLPNVVAEAMAAELPVITSFIDGVTTDLVESGIHGRLVHGHHPLHYLDALRELFRDEEKRTLMGLAAAQRAKREFDLTRIARQYEALYNGLLES
- a CDS encoding DUF6174 domain-containing protein, which translates into the protein MSIRRFRRQSRTHGHERRNGQQTDGEKESNRSHGVYAPTRGSPNTMDQIDKRPTNLRRMRFRLFALILGACLGLVATLLFMFFLGPGHLTELTATRFAAAKDKWHSQKLPNYRIEITVQGRQPGRYWTEVRDGQVVVAKFNNNALTNTRTMSTWTVDGMFRTIDYDVQSQLQRSPQAPELTLRANFDAEFGYPKKYQRIQWGSLNELTWEVSKFEVLDQ
- the pyk gene encoding pyruvate kinase; its protein translation is MSGFQPLESRSRTKIVATIGPACQSREMLEQLVTAGVDICRLNMAHGSREDHQRLFDTIREVEQDSQYPIGILVDLAGPKIRLGELSPNPLPCIVGQEFTFVREAAQATAGQLTSNYQPLIDELTAGDRVLMADGTIEMTVVEKTSDQVRCCVVQGGDLRSRQGINLPGVQLSAPAMSEVDRDNARWAAMNGADFISLSFVRSADDIRGLRSLLEEEGGSALTIAKIEKPEALENLEDIVKASHGIMVARGDLGVEIDVATMPVAQKNIIDACSTWKRPVIVATQMLDSMQRASRPTRAEVTDVANAILDGTDACMLSGETAIGQYPIESVRMMNRIMKSIEENRLNTISCSQHSQDTKVHEVTSAVVRGAGGIAAEIAAKIVVVATRSGATALTKAKERDLIRTVAVSDCQQTLRQMSLYWGIHPLPGAPDDLEHRLVQFIVDWGLESGHLIAGDRVVFVTGTGVKADAHNLLMIHEIAS
- a CDS encoding DUF697 domain-containing protein, encoding MANRRRYSKFMLILVLACIGFLMVYLPSAAMRQYQSAKDLGSLWGTVYLVFVSLGALLMAAASGWVVWRLWAASRRKRKRLAQRERNPSEMSLSEREAEVAQNISAVAEMRDAETTSDELRGELSPLIQWIEEKQEEQKLEIVAFGTVSSGKSSLLNALAGRDVFEMDLKGGTTVQRNEIPWPGMDQVTLVDTPGLGEVDGSSRQHVAAEAAKDADLVLVVVDGPLRDSEFQLLRTLAEMEKRVVICLNKEDWYSEQDRDALLDQIRRQVSDFVEPLDVLAVRSRPTLRDRVRVLPDGAELEEEVEVSADIQTLAQRMIKIVKRDGSDLLLANLLLQSRGLVDEAKERVRESLDRRAWQLVDKYMWGAAGAAALSPFPMVDLAAGCAISTKMVVDLARVYKQDIDVDVAMNLLGQQGKTLLGVLGSSVATPVIASSIASMIKSVPGVGTIAGGVLQGVVQALIARWIGAIFIRYFRDEMKTPAGGMAELARQEWARVTSVNEIRRLVTAARRHFQDDDQDFELGPPQGNQ